A single window of Mangifera indica cultivar Alphonso chromosome 18, CATAS_Mindica_2.1, whole genome shotgun sequence DNA harbors:
- the LOC123201560 gene encoding non-specific lipid-transfer protein 1-like, whose amino-acid sequence MAGLKLVFALAFALLVAAPVALAINCGQVSSNLSPCLNYLRTDGKGAPPANCCTGVNTINNAARTTKDRQDACRCLQNAAKGIPGLNSNAAAALPSKCGVNIPYKISTSTNCASIK is encoded by the exons ATGGCTGGCTTAAAGCTCGTTTTCGCCTTGGCTTTTGCATTGTTGGTGGCTGCACCTGTGGCTCTTGCCATTAACTGCGGTCAGGTTTCGAGTAATCTTAGTCCATGCTTGAACTATCTGAGGACTGATGGTAAAGGTGCCCCGCCAGCCAATTGCTGCACTGGAGTTAACACCATAAACAACGCAGCCCGCACTACAAAAGACCGCCAAGATGCTTGCCGATGCCTGCAAAATGCAGCTAAAGGAATCCCTGGATTGAACTCTAACGCTGCTGCTGCTCTCCCTTCCAAATGCGGAGTTAACATTCCATACAAGATCAGCACCTCCACCAACTGCGCTAG cATCAAGTGA